From Meles meles chromosome 5, mMelMel3.1 paternal haplotype, whole genome shotgun sequence, one genomic window encodes:
- the TCTE1 gene encoding dynein regulatory complex subunit 5, whose protein sequence is MQETLATSTLLSVPSRSSISMQDKFSTAGQTSSAGPQPSRPSIIPPHSKSKGWNSGTKVRRMRRIIAEDPEWSLATVPLLTELCIQHIVKNFHNNPILKQLLPEHQQKVLNHLSPDLPLAVTANLIDDENYWRRCCEQRWPVCHVARHGGSWKRLFFERHLENLIKQFIPSTTDPAVILDLLPLCGNYVRGLRVDQFLPPVRLQPQPRSGELSDSGSDVEMEEPATDHYQLCDLVAGLSHLEELDLVYGVKDCGMNFEWNLFLFTYRDCHSLAATIKACHTLKIFRLTRSKVDDDKARILIRSLLDHPALEELDLSHNLIGDRGARAAAKLLSHSHLRVLNLANNQVRAPGAQSLAHALAHNTSLISLNLRLNCIEDEGGQALAHALQTNRCLTTLHLGGNELSEPTATLLSQVLAVNTTLTSINLSCNHIGLDGGKQLLEGMLENKTLLEFDLRLSDVAQESEYLIGQALCANREAARQRTLNPGHFMSPIIAKGPENPAG, encoded by the exons ATGCAGGAAACCCTAGCAACATCGACCTTGTTGTCGGTCCCCAGTCGATCCTCAATCTCCATGCAGGACAAGTTCTCCACTGCAGGCCAGACTTCGAGTGCAGGCCCCCAGCCCTCAAGGCCCTCAATCATCCCACCCCATAGCAAGTCCAAGGGCTGGAATTCTGGGACCAAAGTACGTCGGATGCGCAGGATTATAGCCGAGGATCCCGAGTGGTCCTTGGCCACCGTTCCCCTCCTCACAGAGCTCTGCATTCAGCACATTGTCAAGAACTTCCACA ACAACCCTATCCTGAAGCAGCTGCTTCCAGAGCACCAGCAGAAGGTGCTGAACCACTTGTCACCCGACCTGCCGCTGGCTGTGACCGCCAACCTGATCGACGACGAGAACTACTGGCGCCGCTGCTGCGAGCAGCGCTGGCCCGTGTGCCACGTGGCCAGGCACGGCGGCAGCTGGAAGCGCCTGTTCTTCGAGcggcacctggagaacctgatCAAACAGTTCATCCCGAGCACCACAGACCCTGCGGTGATCCTCGACCTGCTGCCGCTCTGCGGGAACTACGTGCGCGGGCTGCGAGTGGACCAGTTCCTTCCGCCAGTGCGGCTCCAGCCCCAACCCCGGAGCGGGGAGCTGTCCGACTCCGGCAGCGACGTGGAGATGGAGGAGCCCGCCACGGACcactaccagctgtgtgacttggtgGCTGGCCTGAGCCACCTGGAGGAGCTGGACCTGGTGTACGGGGTCAAGGACTGTGGCATGAACTTTGAGTGGAACCTCTTCCTCTTCACGTACCGGGACTGCCACTCGCTGGCGGCCACCATCAAGGCATGCCACACCCTCAAG ATCTTCAGGCTGACCCGAAGCAAGGTGGACGATGACAAGGCCCGCATCCTAATTCGTAGCCTCCTGGATCACCCCGCCCTTGAGGAGCTGGACCTATCACACAACCTCATCGGGGACCGGGGCGCGCGTGCTGCAGCCAAGCTGCTGAGCCACAGCCACTTACGCGTGCTCAACCTGGCCAACAACCAGGTGCGGGCACCTGGTGCCCAGTCTCTGGCTCACGCCCTAGCACACAACACCAGCCTCATTTCCCTCAATCTGCGCCTCAACTGCATCGAGGACGAGGGCGGCCAGGCACTTGCTCATGCCTTGCAGACCAATAGATGCCTCACCACCCTGCACCTTGGGGGCAATGAACTGTCTGAGCCCACCGCCACGCTGCTGTCCCAGGTGCTTGCTGTCAACACCACGCTCACCAGCATCAACCTCTCCTGCAACCACATTGGACTG GATGGCGGGAAGCAGCTCCTGGAAGGCATGTTAGAAAACAAGACCCTCCTGGAGTTTGACCTGCGCCTGTCAGATGTAGCCCAGGAGAGCGAGTACCTCATTGGCCAGGCCCTCTGTGCCAACCGGGAAGCTGCCCGCCAGCGGACCTTGAATCCTGGCCACTTCATGTCACCAATCATTGCCAAGGGCCCTGAGAACCCTGCGGGATAA
- the TMEM151B gene encoding transmembrane protein 151B, with protein MSPPGSAAGESAGGGGGGGGPGVPEEPTAAAAAAAAAADEGPAREEQRPIQPSFTKSLCRESHWKCLLLSLLMYGCLGAVAWCHVTTVTRLTFSSTYQGNSLMYHDSPCSNGYVYIPLAFLLMLYAVYLVECWHCQARHELQHRVDVSSVRERVGRMQQATPCIWWKAISYHYVRRTRQVTRYRNGDAYTTTQVYHERVNTHVAEAEFDYARCGVRDVSKALVGLEGAPATRLRFTKCFSFASVEAENAYLCQRARFFAENEGLDDYMEAREGMHLKNVDFREFMVAFPDPARPPWYACSSAFWAAALLTLSWPLRVLAEYRTAYAHYHVEKLFGLEGPGSASSAGGGLSPSDELLPPLTHRLPRVNTVDSTELEWHIRSNQQLVPSYSEAVLMDLAGLGARCAGAAGGGYAPACRYGGVGGPGAAGVAPYRRSCEHCQRAVSSSSIFSRSALSICASPRAGPGPGGGPGCGGSRFSLGRLYGSRRSCLWRSRSGSVNEASCPTEQTRLSSQASMGDDEDDDEEEAGPPPPYHDALYFPVLIVHRQEGCLGHSHRPLHRHGSCVETSL; from the exons ATGTCCCCCCCTGGCTCGGCCGCGGGAGAGAgcgccggcggcggcggcggaggtgGCGGCCCCGGGGTCCCGGAGGAGcccacggcggcggcggcggcggcagcggcggcggcggacgAGGGCCCCGCCCGAGAGGAG CAGCGTCCCATCCAGCCCTCTTTCACCAAGTCCCTCTGCCGTGAGTCCCACTGGAAGTGCCTGCTGCTCTCGCTGCTCATGTACGGCTGTCTGGGGGCCGTGGCCTGGTGCCACGTGACCACGGTGACCCGCCTCACCTTCAGCAGCACCTACCAGGGCAACAGCCTCATGTACCACGACAGCCCCTGCTCCAACGGCTATGTCTACATCCCCCTGGCCTTCCTGCTCATGCTGTACGCCGTCTACCTGGTGGAGTGTTGGCATTGCCAAGCCCGCCATGAGCTGCAGCACCGTGTTGATGTGAGCAGCGTGCGGGAGCGTGTGGGCCGCATGCAGCAGGCCACGCCCTGTATCTGGTGGAAGGCCATCAGCTACCACTATGTCCGCCGCACCCGCCAGGTCACGCGATACCGCAATGGAGACGCCTACACCACCACCCAG gTCTACCATGAGCGCGTCAACACGCACGTGGCGGAGGCCGAGTTCGACTACGCGCGCTGCGGCGTCCGCGACGTGTCCAAGGCGCTGGTGGGGCTGGAGGGCGCGCCGGCCACGCGCCTGCGCTTCACCAAGTGCTTCAGCTTCGCCAGCGTGGAGGCCGAGAACGCCTACCTGTGCCAGCGCGCGCGCTTCTTCGCAGAGAACGAGGGCCTGGACGACTACATGGAGGCGCGCGAGGGCATGCACCTCAAGAACGTGGACTTCCGCGAGTTCATGGTGGCCTTCCCGGACCCGGCCCGGCCGCCGTGGTACGCCTGCTCTTCGGCCTTCTGGGCCGCGGCGCTGCTGACGCTGTCGTGGCCGCTGCGCGTGCTGGCCGAGTACCGCACGGCCTACGCGCACTACCACGTGGAGAAGCTCTTCGGCCTGGAGGGCCCGGGCTCGGCGAGCAGCGCGGGCGGCGGCCTGAGCCCCAGCGACGAGCTGCTGCCCCCGCTGACGCACCGCCTGCCGCGGGTCAACACGGTGGACAGCACGGAGCTCGAGTGGCACATCCGCTCCAACCAGCAGCTGGTGCCCAGCTACTCGGAGGCGGTGCTCATGGACCTGGCGGGTCTGGGGGCGCGCTGCGCGGGGGCAGCGGGCGGCGGGTACGCGCCCGCGTGCCGCTACGGCGGGGTGGGCGGCCCGGGCGCGGCGGGCGTGGCCCCGTACCGGCGCAGCTGCGAGCACTGCCAGCGAGCCGTCAGCAGCTCGTCCATCTTCTCGCGCAGCGCGCTCAGCATCTGCGCCAGCCCGCGGGCCGGCCCCGGGCCGGGCGGTGGCCCGGGCTGCGGGGGCAGCCGCTTCTCGCTCGGCCGCCTCTACGGCTCCCGACGCAGCTGCCTGTGGCGCAGCCGGAGCGGCAGCGTCAACGAGGCCAGCTGTCCCACCGAGCAGACGCGCCTGTCGAGCCAGGCCAGCATGGGGGACGACGAGGACGACGACGAGGAGGAGGCCGGGCCGCCGCCACCCTACCACGACGCCCTCTACTTCCCGGTTCTCATCGTGCACCggcaggaggggtgcctgggccaCAGCCACCGGCCGCTGCACCGCCATGGCTCCTGCGTAGAGACCTCACTGTGA
- the NFKBIE gene encoding NF-kappa-B inhibitor epsilon, with protein sequence MSEARKGPDETDESQYDSGIESLRSLRSLPEPASAPASGPSDGHGRQPWTHPPGTAQEPQEKEDTDGERADSTYGSSSLTEPLPLLGGTETENPAPRSPLPAAGALSPQQLEALTYISEDGDTLVHLAVIHEAPAVLLCCLALLPQEVLDIQNNLYQTALHLAVHLDQPGAVRALVLKGASRMLQDRHGDTALHVACQRQHLACARCLLEGRPEPGRGPLHSLDLQLQNWQGLACLHIATLQRNRPLMELLLQNGADIDTQEGTSGKTALHLAVETQERGLVQFLLQAGARVDARMLNGCTPLHLAAGRGLSSISSALCEAGADSLLRNVEDETPQDLAEDPLALLPFDDLKISGKPLLCAD encoded by the exons ATGTCGGAGGCGCGGAAGGGGCCGGACGAGACAGATGAGAGCCAGTATGACTCGGGCATCGAGTCTCTGCGCTCTCTGCGCTCCTTGCCCGAGCCCGCCTCGGCCCCAGCCTCTGGGCCCTCGGATGGCCACGGCCGCCAGCCCTGGACTCATCCTCCGGGAACAGCCCAGGAGCCACAGGAGAAGGAAGACACAGATGGGGAGCGAGCTGATTCCACCTATGGTTCCTCGTCGCTCACCGAGCCTTTGCCCTTGTTGGGGGGCACGGAGACCGAGAACCCAGCCCCACGCTCGCCGCTTCCCGCCGCGGGGGCGCTGAGCCCTCAGCAGCTGGAAGCCCTCACTTACATCTCCGAAGATGGAGACAC GCTGGTCCACCTTGCAGTGATTCACGAGGCCCCAGCTGTGCTGCTCTGTTGCCTGGCTTTGCTGCCCCAGGAGGTCCTGGACATTCAGAACAACCTTTACCAG ACAGCACTCCATCTGGCTGTACACCTGGACCAGCCCGGCGCAGTCCGGGCCCTGGTCCTGAAGGGGGCTAGTCGCATGCTACAGGATCGACATGGTGACACGGCTCTGCATGTGGCTTGTCAGCGCCAGCACCTGGCCTGTGCCCGCTGCCTGCTGGAGGGGCGGCCTGAGCCAGGCCGAGGACCACTGCACTCCCTGGACCTCCAGCTGCAAAACTGGCAAG GTCTGGCCTGTCTCCACATTGCCACCCTGCAGAGGAACCGGCCTCTCATGGAACTGCTGCTTCAGAATGGAGCTGACATTGACACACAG GAGGGCACGAGTGGAAAGACCGCGCTGCATCTGGCTGTGGAGACCCAGGAGCGGGGGCTGGTGCAGTTCCTGCTCCAGGCTGGTGCCCGCGTAGATGCCCGCATGCTCAATGGCTGCACCCCTCTGCACCTCGCAGCTGGTCGGGGCCTCAGCAGCATCTCATCTGCTTTGTGTGAGGCCGGCGCCGACTCCCTACTGCGGAATGTGGAGGACGAGACTCCCCAGGACCTGGCTGAGGAT CCCTTGGCTCTTTTGCCCTTTGATGACTTGAAGATCTCTGGGAAGCCACTGCTGTGTGCTGACTGA